The Motacilla alba alba isolate MOTALB_02 chromosome 22, Motacilla_alba_V1.0_pri, whole genome shotgun sequence genome has a window encoding:
- the TACR1 gene encoding substance-P receptor, whose translation MDESPPLVAELELEPLNASLNESWANPFVQPPWQVALWAVAYALIVVVAVVGNAVVMWIILVHKRMRTVTNYFLVNLAFAEASMAALNTVVNFSYAVHNEWYFGAAYCRFHNFFPIAAVFASIYSMTAIALDRYMAIIHPLRPRLSAAATKALIGLIWLLALLLAFPQGYFSVTAELPGRFVCLVEWPEPGGAMSGKTYHFSMTVLLYLLPLLVIGCAYAAVGRTLWASAIPGDSSDRYHEQVSAKRKVVKMMIMVVCTFALCWLPYHVYFTLQYLRPQWYLQSFIQQVYLAVMWLAMSSTMYNPIIYCCLNDRFRVGFKHAFRWCPWVSAGEYEGLELRSARFLHTHSSVSKLSRMDTTTVASALGVADEELDEPGRAERLSLDMTSNGSSRSDSKTVSESFSFYSNTLT comes from the exons ATGGATGAGTCCCCGCCGCTGGTGGccgagctggagctggagccccTCAACGCCTCCCTGAACGAGTCCTGGGCCAACCCGTTCGTGCAGCCGCCGTGGCAGGTGGCCCTGTGGGCCGTGGCCTACGCGCTCATCGTGGTGGTGGCCGTGGTGGGCAACGCCGTGGTCATGTGGATCATCCTGGTGCACAAGCGGATGCGCACGGTCACCAACTACTTCCTGGTGAACCTGGCCTTCGCCGAGGCCTCCATGGCCGCGCTCAACACCGTGGTGAACTTCAGCTACGCTGTGCACAACGAGTGGTACTTCGGGGCCGCCTACTGCCGCTTCCACAACTTCTTCCCCATCGCCGCCGTCTTCGCCAGCATCTACTCCATGACGGCCATCGCGCTGGACAG GTACATGGCCATCATCCACCCGCTCCGGCCGCGCCTCTCGGCCGCGGCCACCAAGGCTCTGATCGGGCTGATCTGGCTGCTGGCGCTCCTGCTGGCCTTTCCCCAGGGATATTTCTCCGTCACCGCCGAGCTCCCGGGACGTTTCGTCTGCCTCGTGGAGTGGCCGGAGCCCGGCGGAGCCATGTCCGGGAAAAC GTACCACTTTTCCATGACGGTCCTGCTGTACCTGCTGCCGCTGCTGGTGATCGGCTGCGCCTACGCCGCCGTCGGCCGCACGCTCTGGGCCAGCGCCATCCCCGGGGACTCCTCCGACCGCTACCACGAGCAGGTGTCGGCCAAGAGGAAG GTGGTGAAGATGATGATCATGGTGGTGTGCACCTTCGcgctctgctggctgccctaCCACGTCTACTTCACGCTGCAGTACCTGCGGCCCCAGTGGTACCTGCAGAGCTTCATCCAGCAGGTCTACCTGGCCGTCATGTGGCTGGCCATGAGCTCCACCATGTACAACCCCATCATCTACTGCTGCCTCAACGACAG GTTCCGGGTGGGATTCAAGCACGCCTTCCGGTGGTGCCCGTGGGTCAGCGCCGGCGAGTacgaggggctggagctgcgcTCGGCGCGCTTCCTGCACACGCACAGCTCCGTGTCCAAGCTCAGCCGCATGGACACCACCACCGTGGCCTCGGCGCTCGGCGTGGCCGACGAGGAGCTGGACGAGCCCGGCCGGGCCGAGCGGCTCTCCCTGGACATGACCTCCAACGGCTCCTCCCGCAGCGACTCCAAGACGGTCTCCGAGAGCTTCAGCTTCTACTCCAACACCCTGACCTAG